From the genome of Desulfitobacterium chlororespirans DSM 11544, one region includes:
- a CDS encoding FAD:protein FMN transferase, giving the protein MGCLSAETKVKEFEPVVETTFLMGTVAKITIYDEIKDKEIFQRVFDRLTDIEQRMTINDDYPNSEIIHLNKVSGKEFVKINPDTFFVLEKAKYFAELSQGKFDITIGPIVKLWNIGSDNARVPGIDEINEKLPLVDYHDLILDKDNSSAKLNQEGMVVDLGAIAKGYAADEAVKILKEAGIEHAIVNLGGNIVAMNTKPDGSLWRLGLQDPYEIRGKSMGVVLLNDQTLVSSGTYERYFEEDGKVYHHLIDPDTGYPGENGLISVSIITKESVNADGLSTGTFLLGLEEGMKMIEKIPDTEAIFVTADKKVYVTSGINSSNFEITNPDYHLQTTPSPEAK; this is encoded by the coding sequence GTGGGATGCTTGTCTGCAGAGACCAAGGTGAAAGAATTTGAACCTGTCGTCGAAACAACTTTTTTGATGGGGACAGTGGCCAAGATTACCATCTACGATGAGATAAAAGATAAGGAGATCTTTCAGAGGGTTTTTGATCGTCTCACCGATATTGAGCAAAGAATGACGATTAATGATGACTATCCGAATAGTGAGATAATCCACTTGAATAAAGTTTCCGGCAAGGAGTTTGTGAAAATAAACCCCGATACATTTTTTGTTTTAGAGAAAGCGAAATATTTCGCTGAGCTTTCTCAAGGAAAATTCGATATCACTATCGGTCCCATTGTCAAGCTTTGGAATATCGGCTCGGATAATGCCCGGGTTCCTGGTATTGATGAAATAAATGAGAAATTGCCCTTGGTGGATTATCATGATCTTATTCTCGATAAAGACAATTCCAGTGCTAAGCTGAACCAAGAGGGTATGGTGGTGGATTTAGGAGCTATCGCCAAAGGGTATGCTGCCGATGAGGCGGTAAAGATCCTCAAAGAGGCTGGGATCGAGCATGCTATTGTTAATCTTGGCGGCAATATTGTGGCGATGAATACTAAACCCGATGGCTCCCTTTGGCGGCTTGGCTTGCAGGATCCTTATGAAATCAGGGGTAAATCCATGGGCGTGGTTCTGCTCAATGACCAGACCTTGGTCTCATCCGGGACCTATGAACGGTACTTCGAAGAAGATGGCAAAGTATATCATCACCTGATTGATCCGGACACAGGCTATCCTGGCGAAAATGGGTTGATCAGTGTTTCCATCATTACGAAAGAATCTGTGAATGCCGATGGCTTATCCACCGGGACCTTCCTGCTCGGCCTTGAGGAAGGGATGAAAATGATTGAAAAGATTCCTGACACGGAAGCGATATTCGTCACCGCCGATAAAAAGGTATATGTAACGTCAGGCATCAACAGCTCCAACTTTGAAATCACCAACCCTGATTATCATCTGCAGACGACACCTTCCCCAGAGGCCAAATAG